Genomic segment of Panicum virgatum strain AP13 chromosome 2K, P.virgatum_v5, whole genome shotgun sequence:
TTGGCCTAAAGTCCCCCACACAAATGGCATCTTTTTTCTTACTGAGCAGAACCATGAAAGCCTGATTCATCAGGTAGAAGCTTCTACCATCAAGCGACCAAATGGCTTGGAAAGCATGTAATATGTCATTCTTAATCACCGGCCAGGCTGTTCTATAAAATAACCCCGTGAAGCCATCGGGTCCGGGAGCTTTGTCCACCGGCATGTCACAGATTGCCTGCCAAATTTCTTCTTCACTGAAACAGTGGTCGACCAGACTTCCTTGTAAAGATGGTAACCCAAGAGCGTCTAGGTTGATCAGGTTGTGCTAGGTTCCAGGCGTGCCAAGTAGAGTGTCATAATGGTCGAAGAAGGCAGAGGCCATCTCCTCATCATTAACAAGCACAGCATCACTGGTTTTCAACTTGGGAATATGCCCTTTGCGGTTCCTGTGGCAAGCTTGGAGACGAAAAAATCTGGTACTTGCATCTCCCTCAGCTAAGTAAGTGATTCGGGCACGTTGTCTGACCATGGTACGCTGCAAAGAGGCAAGGCCCAGCGAGCAAAGTTTTGCCTTGCGGCGCAGGGCAAGCTCATGAGGTGCCAAAGAGCGTCTGTCCTGTGCAGCGTCTAATCTTAGAACAATTTCTTTCGCAATTGCTAGCTGTAGGCGCACCGCCCCAACGTGCTTTGCACTCCAGCTCTTTAACATCTTAGCAGTATTTCTTAGCTTGTAGTCCAGGCAACGGAAGACAtcagccgactctggtggccaGGGAGGGGGGAGTTCCATGCCTCTTCGACTACCTGAAGGTAGCCATCACACTTGGGCCAGAAGTTTTCGAAACGAAACCGTAGGCACCGAGGGAGGGAGCAATCAGTTTTGAGGAGAAGGGGTGCGTGATCAGAACATTCCGAGGCCAGTGCGGACCATTCATGGTTGGGGAAGGTAAACGTCCAATCTTCGGAAACGAAAACCCGGTCCAGCCGTTCCAAGGTTGGGTTGTCACGTTCGTTCAACCAGGTGAAAAGTCTCCCCTTAAGAAACAGCTCTTGTAACTCGTAGTCATTAATGAATTGCCTGAAGCGTCACATCATACTCCTATTAAGACGGGAGTTATTCTTGTCCGCAGCTTGATATATAAGATTGAAATCACCCCAGATCAGCCAAGTGCCCGTGCACCCAGCACGCACCTCCCTGAGTTCATCCAGGAACAGAAACTTTTCTTGGTCAGATTGTGGACCATATACTGATGAAATCCACCATGACTCCCCAGAAGCCAGCAGGGTTATTTTCACCGTTAGACTGTATTGTTTAAGAATTGGGTTGGAAACCGACCAAATATTACATTGCCAAGCCATCAGGATACCTCCACGAGTGTTCATTGCAGGGAGAGACAAGAAGTCAAAACCCACCCCACAAATTTCTCTGAAGACGTTTTCAGAGCAGCAATCAAGCTTAGTTTCTTGCAACGACAATATACGTGCAGGGGCGTGTGGTTCCGTTGCATTCCACATGTACCATCTATGCAGAAATGGGACTAAGGAATCGACAAATCAGGTACGACCGATTGGACCCGGGAGCCCCGCACGGATACCTGTGCAGCCCTACAGCGCAATTCGGCAGGTTACGTTCGCATCGCTCGTCGCAGACAAGATGCAACATGCAAGGCGTACGTTACGGGCTACCAAGAACAAGAAAGGCAAAAATGGCAGATGGAACGGCAAAGCCGGCACCGCACCGCGCCCCTGTCAAGAAAAGCTACGCTCCGAAAAGGCCCAGACAGACAGACATATCTCTCCACAAAGCCAAGTGCCggtggggggaggggaggaTTTACAGGTCACCCGACACAGCGTCAACATCCCAGATGACTGGCGCCTAGCACGCGTTCGCGGCCACTGTGCTTAGGAGCACCGGCTGCTCGTTTCAACACATCAAAATTGCACGCTCTGGACAAAGGTTTCCTTgctccttgacctttcaggtaTCCTTGCACACCTGAAGTCAGATGAACGCACAAGAGCAACCTTTGTCTATGGAAATGTGCAATTTTGCTGTGCTAAAAGCCACACAGCTGGGGCACTAGCACAGCGGACTCGAACGCTTGCTGTGTGCCGGAGGAAATCACAAGACCATGTTTCGTTTTTCTACCTTTTCTCTCAAACAACTGGCGACTAAACTAAATTCAAACAGAAGAGAATAAGTTAATTAAGAACAAAGAATCGCAGCTCCTCAGCCGATCGCCTTCTCCTCGGAGAACCTGGGGAGCTGGACGAGCGAGTTCACCCGCGTCACCCCATCAAGGCCTGACCAATTCTGATCATGAGCTGCGCCAGCGACCACTGCATCCGTTGCCCCAGCCAGCACCTTCTCATGGGCGCTCCCAGCAACAGTTCTGACCGTGAAATTCCGGGTTAGAGCTGGCTCCTGCTCCGGAGCTTCATTCGGGTCTGCTACTGAACCCTCGTCCACGCTGATGTTGTCCATGGAGGCAGTCGAGTCTCGCTCGTGGTCCATTTTGCCATCCAAATATAGGCAAACCACTACGCAGTCATCGATCTTGGATGTAGGGTATTTGGTTTTCCATTCACGGGTAGCTGCCTCAACTAGGGATTTTGCGGCCTTTGATCGGCTCGGGGATGACGACACTATGTCCACTGCCTGCTGGTTGCTAAGGACATCCCACACCTGCATGATTTGCATTAGCATTAGATTCCTGAAGTGTGACTGCACCAAGTGGTGCATCTTGTATAATTTGGTCGAGTACAAGTTACAACTATAAAGAGACAGGGGGGATTGAGCCAAACAAGAGAAGACGGAAGGGCAACTAGAATGATTCAAAAACACATCCGTGACCAGACCAGTGAAAACACTCCTGCTGATTCCAGACCAATGCTCTTTTAAACAACCATTGACGCCAAAAGGGAACAAAGTAGCATGCTTTTGCGAATTATAATTAGAAACAGCTGCAAAAGGCAAAAGCAATTACGGACAGTGACTGAAAAATAAAGCCAACTAGTCATCCATTAAAAGAGCATTTCAAGTGATAGAGAAGTCCATTACATAGGGTAAAATAAACTATGCAACTTCACCAACTACCATCATTTCAACAAAGGGTTCAGTTCAACCATGACAAAATCAAACTTTTGACAATACACATTGTTTAAGGTGATGCACCATGGGTGCACTAATGGAAAAGGCAATCAAGCGAGGGGGTATGAATCCGAAAGAGAATTTGGAACCAGTAAGATACCGATGCGTGATAATCAGTTTGCTCATTGGTATAACTGACAACAAAATGAAAACTAATGCCCACATGCAACACATCGTGATTTGATTAATGCGGGGAATAAAGGCACTAAATCAGTGCTTGAGTAAATTCTGGGGAAGACACCCTATCACATGGGGATATATTTTGTACTACTAGGTTATTAAAAACAAGGGGTATAGTCAAATATTTCAGTAATTTTGATCGGTTGCTGTACTTTATAACAGTGACATAGTGACCTGTGATAAACAACAAAGATTAGATTAATGCTAGATGACCAGATCATTCAACGAAAGCTGAAACAATTTGTACATCTGGACCTTAAAGAAAAGTTATCAATCTTTTAATGACTCGAAATGCATAAGGTCGGTTCATCGCTTGGAAATCCAAAAGTTCTGATGCACAGATAACCAATGATGAAGTAATTTATTTATGAGCGAGAATTTTATCTTTAACAATCCAGTGAAGAGCCCTTGAGAATTTTAATTTATCCTGCTTAGGCCAGTTTTATTTTATCTACGGTGGTTAAGAGCCCCTGCACTACCAGCTCAATGCTGGAAGGTGCAACTCATCTCACCGCAATGACTAAACCAATTGGTCATGTCAAGTTCAATATGAATAAGATTTAACAGCTGACAGCCAGCAGATAACAATAGGTGGTGACCATGCAGTGGAGAAGGGTGTTAAGCTGGCTAATCATTATATATGCAGAAGGCAGGAAAGGGACCAATGCCACAAAATATTATTCTTGCACCTGCCATGATGACAGTTTATCAACCGACCCCTAAAGCTATAACATTTTGAAGTCAAAAGACTGGATCACTCGTAGGCATGATCATGAATTCTCTTTTAGCTTCAATGAAATGCACGGGACGTCCTGGACGCTGAAGGCCCACCATGTGCCGCTACTTAGATCACGAATGCGAAAGTGCGGCAAATTGACACTACATTGCAACTAATCATGCTCTGATGAAAAAAGATTATGGCAAGATTTTGTTGGATCGGAGATATACTCAAATGCATAATATCTGAAAGCGCAAATATCTGAAAACAAAACAGTGAACACTAAATTGGAGGACTTGGTAGAGGAAATTACCCCATCTGATGCAAGGACGACGAATTGATCCTTCTCCGTAAGTGACCAGTGGAAGAACTCTGGTACAGAGATGACACCGTAATCCTTGAGGCAGAAGTCCCCAAACGCGCGGGCCATTGCCAGGCCTGGCGCGTCGTCGAACGGCAACCAGACCCGCGGCACCTCCGGTTCATCCTGCAGCGCGAACACTCTGCCCCTGCACTTCTTGATCCGTTCTGCCTCACCTGAATCACAAGTAGAGCCATTAACACAGGCAAACAAAAAAATGGCAGCGCATCAATAAAGCTAATTTAATGGCGGGGAACATGGTGGCGTACTGGGAACATCAGGTTTGAGGTCCACGGTGAGCTGCACGGCCACCataccgccggcggcgccgtcccTTGAGCCTAACACGGCACGCGAATCGCCAATGTTGGCCATGTAGAGATCCGAGCCCTGCGTGCAGAAACCGCCTGTGAGTTGCACGGCCGAACGCATATACGTCCAACAGAATTTGATTTGACGTTTGTGCCTGCGAGGAAGGATGAATCGATGGGCAGGAGAGTCGTGTCAAGTCCAGTGGCACGTACGAGCTTGAGGACGGTGACGGCGGTGCTGCCGCTGCAGAAGCAGTCGAGGGTGGCGTGGGAGCGGAGGTCCTTGTCCATGGCCTTGTAGGCGCGCGCGAAGGCCTTCCTCCACGCGGTGGCGGGCATGTCCAGCCCGGCCTTGGACGCGCGCACCGCGGACATGAGCCTCAGCGGCAGCGCGTCGCGGACCCTGCGCGCCACCAGGTGGCCGTGCGGGCCGTGGCCGTCGAACACCCCGCACAGCACGatgtcctcctccccgccgaaCCCCTGCCACggcgacagctccaccaccattACCACACCGCCCGCGGCGGACCAAATCGACGGCGAGAACCCAACCGTTCGCGTCGGGAGAgacggggagggagagagagattaGGCGGGAGATTCGGCGGCTTACATCCCAGACGAGCATGGCGTCCTGGTTGATCCCCTTGCGCCCCTGCTGCGTGAacacggcggcggtgcggctgcGGCCGTCGTTGGAGAAGATCCGGCCGGGGACCGAGCCGAGCTGCTCCTCCCGCGGCGCCTTCCACCTCCTCCCGCACCGCCTCCCGTCCTCCCCTCCAgcgcccgccgccgtcaccgtcgTCCTGCCACCGCTCGCCACGCAGTTCCCCATCGATCACGCCTcccgatctcctcctcctcctccaatgcCGCACTCGCCCGGCAAGTAAGCGCCGAACAGAGACACCCGCGCGGAGACCAACGACGccggcctccgctgccgccgccccgtgcAGGCGGAAGGGGAGAGGGATTCCCTCCCGGGGTGGTCGGGTGTGGAGTGGAGAGGAATCGCAGATCAGCCGCCGCGCTCAAACGCAACGTGAAAAGTCAAGGCGGGGGCGGGTCCCTGGATGAGGAGGGAGGTGAGaacggaggagagagagaagaggcgAGCGAGTTATTTattgcgggcgcgggcgggcaGGCGGGCACGGCAGCGACGCACGCACGCAGAGGCGGAGTGAGGCagacagctccggcctccggGTCACGGAGAAGAGGCTGCCTGGGCTCTCGCTCGGGGACGGCGACATccgaattttttttatagattttttatgcattatttgctcTCTACAATTGAAAAGTTGAAAAAACATCTGAATCCGTATCTGATCCATATTCaattttttatatctattatttgagaatatatataataaatttgagatttattttttatgaatttttacaagatcaatattaaatacaaggctataaatttatataataaattttatattttatttgttcataatcgaaaaaaataattaaaaatttgACATTTGAATAAATATCTGTTTCCACCCATACACGGCGTGGGAGGGAGGCGGGCGGCAGGCGACGAGGGGGCGGCTCAGCGCCCCGACGCGCTGTCCGCCCCGTGCCACGGCACTGCTTGTCGCTGGTGTGGCGGCCCGGTCGTCGGCCCGGCCCGGATTGATTTGGGCTCTGTTTGGTTTTCGTCCTAGAGTATTAGGAAATTTTGATTGCTAATtacggtattaaataaaattaatttacaGAACTAACTCTAGAACCCTGCGCTAGGAAcactgaagaatctaatgaggcttttgatCGTACTTGAGCTAGGAaacctgaagaatctaataagtctTTTGATCGTGTGATTAGAGGATGTTTACTaaagcatcactgtagccaatcatcgattaattaacgtcattagattcgtcgcgaaaagttatacctATCTCTAAAAAAGTtctacaaatagacttcatttagcacatcatgcatgtgagatttttTCTTGAATTGTGTGCACTAAGAACCGTAGGCCTTGATTATCTGTGCGGTTGGCTAGGGGCGGCAGGGCGTGTACCGGCTGCCGGGTCGCGCACTGCGAGGAATAATCAAGCGGCGATCAGGCTAGACCGCCGACCGGGTCGCCGGGGTGCGGATGTGGCTGGCGGGTGGCGGCAGCGGTCAGAGCGGGGAGCAGCCCAACGGCCTCCAACGGGCGAGTTACGCCGATCGATCCAACTACTATTTGTTTTGCTCGGTTTAAATTTTGAAGTGAAAGCGAAGTATAACTAAACTTACATATGCCCATTTTTAATAATGCAACTCTTGTGCTGGCCTAATTTTAGACATAAGACTATTCAGATTTAGCATCTCAATTATCAATTCCGCCTGATCTTGATCCAAGCCTTTTATGGGTGGTTCTCAAGTGACATGGTTGTTTATCCTCAAAGTTGACTCTTTTTTTGCGACTAACCATTTGAAAAGTAAGAATGAGACTCGTGCTCAAGCCACGTCATAACCTAGATGGGAAAAAATACAGCCACATTAATTgaaaaacaaaagagaaaaaaaggcgAGCTAGGGGTCAAAATTGAACGACGTTGATGATAGAAGTATTATGTTGCAGCTGATGGTCAATATTCCATCCATCTGCAAAAAGAATGCAATTCTCACTTTTTGATAGTAAGTAATACAGTTTGAACTTTGACTGAGttacataaaaataataataacatTCATGATACAAAATAAATACCATTAAATTAGTTATAGAATATGTTttcataataaatttatttggagacaTAAGtgttaaaactatttactatatatttgatcaaatttgaacTAGTTTGACCGGCAAGGATCCCCATAATGCATTCTTTTGTGGACGGAGGAAGTATTAGATAAACATAAAAGTAGATCCGGTTAAAATGGGCCTTCTTCCTAAAATTATTCTTTGTTCAGGTTATGAATTTATATCTCTAAGTCCTACATTTCATGCAACTAAACatgatttaaaaaaataaagaaaattgaCATGAGGTCTGCCTTTCATTCGATCAGGAATCGTTCACGTCAAGCTTGGAAACAGGATACATTTATAGTAGTTGATTACTTTATTAGACATCCAAACACTTCGGTGCGGCCACAGCACATGAAAACTCTGAAAACAAAATATTAGGGTCAAATCAGCCAGGATAAGATGATAGGCAAACGAACAGGTAGAGGAGGTGAACAGTGGGTACAACACTGCAACGATGGGCGGCCCGAAGCACGACACTAAAAAGCACGGCACCAGCCTGGCCATAGGCACGATTGATCGGGTCGCGGGCTGACCCGGCACGATGAGATGTTAGTGCATGGGCTGCCACTTCGGCCCATAGTGCCGTCCCGAAGCACGGCACGATAATGACCCGGCACGATAGCGGCCCGTGTTATTAAATGGCCCAGCAGCCCACTTCCCCTTCCCTCTTCCCCTCCCACATATAAAATCATCAAACCCTAATTTCTCCACCCCACCCtagccgcccctccctctcctaaAATCCTCCACACGCACGGGACCTGCCTCCGGCCGGCGTGCGCCTCGGTCCCGCCctcgctccggccgccgccgaccccagcCAGCGCCCGCGacggccgccgcccaccacggccacctctGGCCCCCGCGCGCCCCCGGCCTGGTGCCCCTctcgtcgccgcggccgcctccacctGCCCCCGCGTGTCCGCacgccctcgccggcgctcgccctggccgccaccgcctcttgTCCGCGCGCGCCCCAGCCGGGCACccccctcggccgccgccgcctctggccCCCGCTCGGGCGCGGCCGAGTGCAGCATGCCCCCTGCCCGGCGCCACCTCTGGCCTCCGCGCACCAGATGGGCCGTCGCAGACCGATGGGCCGCCAGAGCCCGATGGGCCGGTCGGGCCGCCATGCCGGCTCAGCCCTATAAAGGCCTTAGTGCCGAGCCTGGGCCGCTAGTGTGGCACGATGGCCCGATGGGCATGACACTATCGGCCCGATGTTCGGATAGTGCCGGGCCGCATCGGGCTAGGGCCGGGccgcccatttggaaaactataCTAGCCACAGGTGGAGGATGGCTAACGGGTGGCACTTGTCCGAAAACCATGCCCACTACGTCAGCGGTTGAGTCCGACCGCAGGATCGTAGAGGAGTGCTGGTTGATGGAGCGGATAGGAGAGCATACGGATACCTAGGGATTAGGAGGCCACCGCCCAAGAATGTTCAGTTATATCAGGCTGTAGAAGAACCAAAAAAAGGTAGTGCGAGAGAAGTAGGATCACAATTGGAGGCTTGGAGACAAGAGGTTTGTTGATAAATTTctgttggattgatctctttcctaataAGCCGAATGGCCTATTAGGCCCCTTAATCCCGTGCCCCCCTTAAtcccgcgccctgatcgggggcgcccaacccattaatggttggtgggcacCCACTGTACAGCGCCAGATAAATAGGGGTGAGAGGCCGGGGCGCTCGGTACGAGGTTCACCGTGCCGCCGATGCCCTCACCCACATTCCCAAAACCCTAAGCCAATCTGgagggggcgctggagcagtgggaagaactaccatcgccgccgccgccttcgtccTCGACTCGTCGCCGTTGGCGCCATCGTCCACGACGACGTCGCCACGACTGCGAAGCCGCTGCATCACTCGCTGCTGACCTAGTGCAGATCACCATCAGCAAACAAGGGATGGCCGGCTCAAGCTCCTCTGGTGGCGCCGAAAGTCTCTCTACTTTCTCTCTCTGTGTATTTCCCATAGATCTAGGAACCCTTGTACTCAGAtcatagaaaagagaaagaaaccccACTCGATCCGTGCATTGTGTGATCCTAGAgttctaacaatggtatcagtcgCCTTGCTAGCGCACAAATCTAGTAGGGGAAAGTAAGGATTCGTCCACGAATCGACAGAAATCAAAGAAACGAAAGCCAGCTCGATTTCGAATCGAAAAAGAAATGCAAACCCTAAAGGAAAAGTGCGGGCGGGGCTCACCTTTGAACCTGGGCCGCCAACGGCTGCCGGCGCGCGGGTTGGACACGCGCCACCCCTCGCCGGGGGTGCGGCACAGAGGAGCCACCACCTGCATCCGGGTCACCGGAGCAGCGCGCGGGGGCTCGACAGTTTTGGTGCTGGCAACGGCTAACTCGACGCCGGCGCGCTCACCCCACGGCGAGcgtgcacgccggcgagctagcCGCATCGGTGCCGTACCACCGTCTCGCCTTCCCCGGCCGCTATGGCCGCCGTCTTCTCCGCCCAGTGGCCGCCACCGCTTCGcgtggagagagaggggggaggaaAGCAAATGACCTAGGGTTTGAAGgggacggcgccggcgtcgccgtTTTGTTCGGGCGAAAAGACCAGACGACCGTCGGATTTGagccgacggccggcggcggccgagcgacGAACGGGCCAAAAGCGGCC
This window contains:
- the LOC120691869 gene encoding probable protein phosphatase 2C 64, with product MGNCVASGGRTTVTAAGAGGEDGRRCGRRWKAPREEQLGSVPGRIFSNDGRSRTAAVFTQQGRKGINQDAMLVWDGFGGEEDIVLCGVFDGHGPHGHLVARRVRDALPLRLMSAVRASKAGLDMPATAWRKAFARAYKAMDKDLRSHATLDCFCSGSTAVTVLKLGSDLYMANIGDSRAVLGSRDGAAGGMVAVQLTVDLKPDVPSEAERIKKCRGRVFALQDEPEVPRVWLPFDDAPGLAMARAFGDFCLKDYGVISVPEFFHWSLTEKDQFVVLASDGVWDVLSNQQAVDIVSSSPSRSKAAKSLVEAATREWKTKYPTSKIDDCVVVCLYLDGKMDHERDSTASMDNISVDEGSVADPNEAPEQEPALTRNFTVRTVAGSAHEKVLAGATDAVVAGAAHDQNWSGLDGVTRVNSLVQLPRFSEEKAIG